CAGGAATGAAACCTTCTTCTGAAGTCTCTTACTTAATACATACTGCTTCAATTTTATTAATCGGTTTATCATCCATACTATATATTTTGGATACACCCATGCAACATGAAACGAAAGCGAAATATTATCGATTCGATTATGTGCGCTTTATATTACCATATTTCAGTATAATCATTACCTTTGCCTTTATTCTTATTCAACCTTGGGATGATAAGTTCATGTTAATCGGTCTCGTATTATCACTCATCTTATTATTCCTACGACAACTTTACATGTGGAAAGATAATCAAGTACTAATCGATACGTACGAACAGTTGACTACACAACTAGAAGGAAAAGTTGAAGAAGGTGCATCTGCGTTATCAAAAAGTGAACAACGTTATACATCTTTATTCGAAGATCATCCTGATGCCGTTTTCTCTTTAAATATGAATGGCATTTTTCAACAATCTAATAAGGCTTGTGAAAGCTTATTTACTGCCTACTATTGTGAAGTCGAAAGCTATTCCCTTCTACACTTTATTGATTTAAAAGACCATGATCTATTAAAGAGAGCTTTACAAATAACTAAAGAAGGTAGACCACAGACTTTAGAGGTTCGTACAAAAGAAAAAGAAGGCTACTACTATTACCTTCACATTACACTCATCCCTACTTTCATAAATAAAGAAGTTGTTGGGATGTTCGGCATAGCACGTGATATTACAACTTTATATGAAAAACAAAAACAAGTGGAACATTTAGCCTTTCATGATGCACTTACAGGACTACCGAATCGCCGGAAATTCGAAAAAGATTTAAAAACGATTTTAAATACAGCTCAAAACAACACTAATGACGTTGCGGTCATGTTCCTCGACCTAGATCGATTTAAAAAAATTAACGATCGACTCGGCCATGATGTTGGGGATCTATTATTAATTGAAGTAGCAAAAAGATTACGTGGATGTTTGCGTTCAAAAGATATCGTTGCCCGCCAAGGCGGAGATGAATTTACGATTCTATTACCAGATATGTACTCTGAAAAAAGTGCTTCTTTTATAGCTGAACAAATTTTAACTACCTTAAATAAGCCTTACTTTATTAAAGATGAAGAACTTTCTGTTACACCGAGTATCGGAATTGCAATGTACCCTGACTACGGAACCGATGTAACCGAATTAATGAAAAATGCAGATATGGCTATGTATCGAGCAAAGGCAAATGGAAAAAACAGATTCGTTTTCTTCTCAAAAGAAATGAGTATTGCTCAAAATGAAATACACTTCCTAGAAGGTGAGCTTTCAAAAGCACTACAACAAAATGAATTTTTCCTTGAATACCAGCCACAAGTAAACACAAAAACAAAAAAAATTATCGGTTTTGAGGCGTTAATTCGTTGGAAACACCCAAAACTCGGGATTGTATCACCTGTCCAATTCATCCCTCTAGCAGAGGAGACAGGATTTATTATTGAACTTGGTAATTGGATTTTACGTACAGCCTGCTTAGAAGCAAAAAAGTGGCATAACCAAGGATTTTCTCACTTAAAGGTTGGTGTGAATTTATCTGTTGTTCAATTTAATCACGCAGATTTAATATCAACTATTTCAAAAGTCTTGGAAGAAACAGAACTAAAGCCGGAAGCGCTAGATATTGAGATTACGGAAAGTATCGCGATTAATCAAAATCATTCTGTAATTGCTAAACTAGAAGAACTTCAAAATCTTGGTATTCAAATTTCAATTGATGATTTTGGAACTGGTTATAGTTCTTTAGCTTATTTAACGAAATATCCAATCAATACATTAAAAATTGCTCGAGAATTTATTTGTGGAATTACAAATAGCCCTTTAGAAGAAGCCATTATCGCTTCCATTATTACGCTATCAAAAGAGTTAAATTTAGAGGTTATTGCGGAAGGTGTAGAAACAGAAGAACAATGGAAGTTTTTACACGAACAAAACTGTGACCACATTCAAGGATTCCTCTTTAGCAAGCCTGTTTCTAGTAAAGATGTTTGGATGTTACTCCATAAAAAAACAACCGTCTAAGTAAGACGGTTGTTTTTTAATACTCAAAAGGTATATCTGAAGCTAATTGTACCTCTTGATCATTATGAGAAATTACTTGACTTTTCTCTAAAGCTGTATCTCCTAATGAAATACCCCATGCCATTGCTAACGTTAATAGACTACCAATAAGTAGTTTTTTCATATTCCATCACCCGCATTTTTTCTTTAAATATATCATGAAAATTTATCCACATCTTATGCAATTATGCATATTTGTTTTTTAGGTCTTTTTTATTTCTTCATTTTTTTTATAAGTGATTCTTTATACGCATGGATTCCTAATATATCGAAAAAGAAGCAAGCTTTTTCATAAGCATCTTCAATCTCTGTCCTATCATACTCTAGCCTCTCTAGGCATTCACCTTTTTGATAGTATAACTGTCCAATCAATGCCATACTATTAATTCGACACGATAGTTCAATGGCTTTATTTGCGTGACATAGCGCTTCTTCGTATTGATTATCTAAGTATAATGCTTTTGCATGATTATGTCTCACCTTCACATCAAACTCTTTATTATCATGTAATGCCTCTAATTGTTTTAATATATCTTCAAATAACTCAATACTCTTCTTAAAATAGCCATTTTCAGCATAAATGTTTGCAATTGCGTTTTCAATATAAAGATTCTGATATACATCTATTCCTGCCAATTGTTGATTGAGCAATTTCTTTAATTCTAAAATACAATATTCGTAATCAATTTTTTTCAATATGTAAGCAGCTACATGATATTGCCATTGAAGAAATTGCTGAAGCTCGGGATGATATTCTTCCTTTTTCAGTTCATTCCATGCTTTATTATAAATTTCTTTATATTTCTTTTGCTTACAAAGCATAATGATTTGATCTTTTAACTGCTTTTTCCTCTCGATATCGGAATAAATGAGTACCTCATAAAAATGAATAATGGGAACCTGTAACTTCGCTGCGATACCTTGCAATATATCCATACTTGGGTATACCGCGCCCGACTCAATTCTGCTCACCTCCGATTGATGACATACATTATCGGAGAGTTGTTTCTGTGTTAATCCTCTCATTCCCCTAATTTTCTTTATTTCGCTTCCTAGTTTTTCTGCGTGCATACTTGCTCACCGTCCCATTATAACAATCTAATTTTTTAAGTTGTCATACCACTACAATAATGTGAATTCGACAATTTTTGATATGAAATAATGCATAATATATATAAAATTCGGCAAATTCCTCATACAATTCATCTCACATACACAATACAAGATTAGGAGTGTTATAGATGAATTATAGAAAACTTGCTAGTGCTTTCGTTACATTCGGTCT
This Bacillus mycoides DNA region includes the following protein-coding sequences:
- a CDS encoding DUF4084 domain-containing protein, coding for MINQKKYVQFVMMYIIIFSLWIFLIPRDLNIKEIGILFLFWFATLFSCYCLYKAIKKMKHGDKLFWVLVLCTCICGLAMEITLFLHSLSIYDQVIFSYKALPFFIIQYILLFSGFAIKFIKHYSIRGLAQFSFDSIFIVIMNIYFTLTFILDLSSFRMLTTDTWFLIGYFIAQSLVIYAVISLYRREQYSSSRISLIIGFTIILVYGYIHLFQLNSGMKPSSEVSYLIHTASILLIGLSSILYILDTPMQHETKAKYYRFDYVRFILPYFSIIITFAFILIQPWDDKFMLIGLVLSLILLFLRQLYMWKDNQVLIDTYEQLTTQLEGKVEEGASALSKSEQRYTSLFEDHPDAVFSLNMNGIFQQSNKACESLFTAYYCEVESYSLLHFIDLKDHDLLKRALQITKEGRPQTLEVRTKEKEGYYYYLHITLIPTFINKEVVGMFGIARDITTLYEKQKQVEHLAFHDALTGLPNRRKFEKDLKTILNTAQNNTNDVAVMFLDLDRFKKINDRLGHDVGDLLLIEVAKRLRGCLRSKDIVARQGGDEFTILLPDMYSEKSASFIAEQILTTLNKPYFIKDEELSVTPSIGIAMYPDYGTDVTELMKNADMAMYRAKANGKNRFVFFSKEMSIAQNEIHFLEGELSKALQQNEFFLEYQPQVNTKTKKIIGFEALIRWKHPKLGIVSPVQFIPLAEETGFIIELGNWILRTACLEAKKWHNQGFSHLKVGVNLSVVQFNHADLISTISKVLEETELKPEALDIEITESIAINQNHSVIAKLEELQNLGIQISIDDFGTGYSSLAYLTKYPINTLKIAREFICGITNSPLEEAIIASIITLSKELNLEVIAEGVETEEQWKFLHEQNCDHIQGFLFSKPVSSKDVWMLLHKKTTV
- a CDS encoding helix-turn-helix domain-containing protein — translated: MHAEKLGSEIKKIRGMRGLTQKQLSDNVCHQSEVSRIESGAVYPSMDILQGIAAKLQVPIIHFYEVLIYSDIERKKQLKDQIIMLCKQKKYKEIYNKAWNELKKEEYHPELQQFLQWQYHVAAYILKKIDYEYCILELKKLLNQQLAGIDVYQNLYIENAIANIYAENGYFKKSIELFEDILKQLEALHDNKEFDVKVRHNHAKALYLDNQYEEALCHANKAIELSCRINSMALIGQLYYQKGECLERLEYDRTEIEDAYEKACFFFDILGIHAYKESLIKKMKK
- the papR gene encoding quorum-sensing peptide PapR, whose translation is MKKLLIGSLLTLAMAWGISLGDTALEKSQVISHNDQEVQLASDIPFEY